GTATCGCCGACTTCGCGGTCAAGAGGCGGCTGCCGACGTTAGCTCCGATTAAGGAGTATGTGGACGCTGGGGCTCTCATGTCCTATGGGGCGAGCATTCCTGGCCAGTGGCGACGCGCCGCCTACTACGTGGATAGGATCCTCAAAGGCACCAAGCCGGCCGACCTCCCCGTGGAGCAACCCACGCGCTTCGAGCTGGTCATCAACCTCAAGACCGCCAGGGCCCTCGGCCTCACCATCCCCCAGTCGATCCTCCTTCGCGCGGATCAGCTCATCCAGTGAACGTTCAATCGTCGAAAACAAGGAGCCGAACGTGAAGCGGGGAACCCTGATCCTGATCGTGAGCTTTGCTCTCTGGATCCTGTGGACGCCGCTGTCTGCCGACGCCCAGCCCTCCAGGAAGGTTCCCCGGATAGGTGTCCTCGCAGCTGTTCCCGCTTCTTTCGCGGGCCCGTATGTCGAGGCGGGCCGGCAAGCGATGCGGGAGCTCGGGTACGTCGAGGGCCAGAACATCGCCATCGACTACCGGTTCGCCGAGGGGAAGCCCGAACAGCTCCCGGATCTTGCAGCCCAGCTGGTCGCTCTCAGCGTCGACGTCATCGTCGTGGTTGGGGATCGAGGGGTCCACGCCGCCAAGCGAGCGACCAGCACGATCCCGATCGTCATGGTGTCCGCCGGCGATCCCGTGAGAGACGGATTTGTCTCGAGCCTCGCCCGACCCGGTGGGAACATCACCGGGTTCTCCTCGCTTCTTCCAGAGTTAAACGCCAAGCAACTGGGATTGCTCAAGGAAGCCGTTCCCAGAGCCTCACGCCTGGCCGTCCTCTGGAATCCGGCCAGTTCCGGGGGAGTCCTCGGCTTCAGAGAGATGCAGAGCGCGGCGCCGACGCTGGGCATCAAGCTTCAGTCGTTGGAGGTGCGGACGCCCGAACAGATCGAGCCCGCGTTTTCGGCAATGGTCAATGAACGGGCTGATGGGTTTATTGTTCTCACCGACCCCCTCACCTTTCGCAACCGAAAACGCATCGTGGCGCTCGCGGCGAAGCACCGCCTGCCCGCGATATACGAGGTAAGAGAGTTTGTGGACGACGGGGCCTTGATGTCCTACGGGCCCAGCCTCATTGCGATGATCCGGCGCGCGCCCGTCTACGTCGATAAGATCCTGAAGGGCGCCAGGCCCGCCGACCTCCCCGTCGAGCAGCCCACGCGTTTCGAGTTCGTCGTCAACCTGAAGACTGCCAGAGCCCTTGACCTCGCGATCCCGCAGTCCGTCCTCCTCCGGGCGGACCACGTGATCCAGTGAGCTGCCGGGGAACCTGAGGGGGAGAAATGACACCGCACCAGTTCATCGTGGACCGGAACCGGCCGGAAGTCTACGCGGCGCTGAGGCAACAGCTCGCGGCCGTCGAGGACGTCGCGGTCATCCTGGATCGGCGCCGGCGCGACCGTCGACAGGACGCGCGCGCTCCGAAGTTCGAACGTCGACGGGCCGACCGCCGGTCCCGCCCGGTCGAAGCCGACCTCACGTCGGTCGGCTTCGCGGTCGCCAGCCGCCCGCGCTCCCCGCGAAAAGACCTCGGCGAGGCAGCGCCGCGTGCGGGATCGGACGCGGCCTCTTTCCTCGCCGGCGTCGCCCTCTTCGAGGAGTTCACGCGCTCCGAGCTGACGGGGCTCGCGGGCCGCCTCCGCGAGCGCACGCTAAAGCGGGGGCAGGCCCTATTTCTCGAGGGCGAGCCGGGGGAGGAGATGTTCCTGGTGCGTCGCGGCACAATCGTCATCTCGAAGGCCGTGACGGGAAGCGTCGAGAACGTGCTCGCGCGCATGGAGCCGGGTGATTTCTTCGGCGAGATGAGCCTCTTCGGTCGGTTGCCGCGCTCAGCGACGGTCCGGGCGGAATCCGACGCCATCCTGTTCGCCCTCGATCGAAACGCCCTCGAGCATCTCATCGACACGAACCCCCGCGGTGCGGTTGCCTTCTTCACCGCTATGGTCCAGGAGTTCATCGACCGCCTGCGGCGCACCAATGACCTCGTGGCCGAGGTGACGCGCTGGGGCCTCGAAGCCACGGGTTTCGACGTGGAGTCCCAGTGATGTCGGCTGACCGAGTCGGTCGCGACAGATCACGCGCCGTGCTGCTGGAGACCGTGTGAAGATTCTCTACGCGCCCCACCTCATCGTCCCCTCCCTCACCGCCGAGGAACGCGCGCACATCCTGGAGGCCGCCGGTCTGGGCGTCACGCTGGTCGAGGCGAAGGACCCGATGCGACAGCGCGCGGAGATCGCCGATGCCGAGGTGCTCTTCGGCCGGGTCCCCAACGACGTCTTCGTCCACCAGCGCCGGCTCCGGTACTACCACGCGCTCGGCGCCGGCGTGGACGCCATCCTGTCACCCGAGCTGATCAACAGCGAGGTCGTGCTGGCGAGCGAGAAGGGAGAGGTCGGCATCCACCTGGCCGAGCACGCCTTCGCCCTTCTCCTCGGCCTGA
This sequence is a window from Candidatus Rokuibacteriota bacterium. Protein-coding genes within it:
- a CDS encoding ABC transporter substrate-binding protein, translated to MKRGTLILIVSFALWILWTPLSADAQPSRKVPRIGVLAAVPASFAGPYVEAGRQAMRELGYVEGQNIAIDYRFAEGKPEQLPDLAAQLVALSVDVIVVVGDRGVHAAKRATSTIPIVMVSAGDPVRDGFVSSLARPGGNITGFSSLLPELNAKQLGLLKEAVPRASRLAVLWNPASSGGVLGFREMQSAAPTLGIKLQSLEVRTPEQIEPAFSAMVNERADGFIVLTDPLTFRNRKRIVALAAKHRLPAIYEVREFVDDGALMSYGPSLIAMIRRAPVYVDKILKGARPADLPVEQPTRFEFVVNLKTARALDLAIPQSVLLRADHVIQ
- a CDS encoding cyclic nucleotide-binding domain-containing protein; the encoded protein is MTPHQFIVDRNRPEVYAALRQQLAAVEDVAVILDRRRRDRRQDARAPKFERRRADRRSRPVEADLTSVGFAVASRPRSPRKDLGEAAPRAGSDAASFLAGVALFEEFTRSELTGLAGRLRERTLKRGQALFLEGEPGEEMFLVRRGTIVISKAVTGSVENVLARMEPGDFFGEMSLFGRLPRSATVRAESDAILFALDRNALEHLIDTNPRGAVAFFTAMVQEFIDRLRRTNDLVAEVTRWGLEATGFDVESQ